A portion of the Granulosicoccus antarcticus IMCC3135 genome contains these proteins:
- a CDS encoding glycoside hydrolase family 3 N-terminal domain-containing protein: MNPYQNANLPISTRVEDLLSRMTLEEKIAQMHAGWLFLDENGDHKIRTDRFTGGCEEDAVKRMLAMGLGQITRPLGTRSVEPRQGVRALNRLQKFMVEDTRLGIPVLSHEECLSGLMARDATIFPSSLAYGATWNPELIKKVGAAIGAECLSVGARQGLAPVLDVARDARWGRTEECFGEDPYHTGLLATRYVQGLQGEERQVLATLKHYVGHSFSEGGRNHAPVHLGWRELNDDFMLPFEMAVKLGNAGSVMPAYHDIDNEPLHASRHLLTEVLRDEWGFDGLIVADYIGVSLLHSHHGVAASSAEAAALSFNAGLDVELPGDECATHLKEAMDSGLISMETIDEIVGRVLLEKMRLGLFEKPYTDEEAIALRTPAAVELAREVAEQAVTILDNNGVLPLSGSARIAVIGPTANDPLALLGDYAMPVHLINQDEVESTASVVTLLTGLQNACGEERVSFAQGCYIIEERGAGAPVFPGDITDNTDLDIASPLSTRLDLVEEAVAAAQAADIAVVCVGDLSGIFQTGTVGEGSDVDTLDLPGVQQTLLDAIVETGKPVVVVLTSGRPYNLGGQESRLAAQVMAFFGGEQAGNALANVLTGAVEPSGRLTLSIPRSAGASPYFYNHKFKSSGTPIARHFGSKYPFGHGLSYTQFEYSDLELGAQKVDINTGEVRLSVTVRNVGERPGFEVPQLYVRDKLASLVRPVKELKCFSRIQLDAGAAARVEFVIPVDMLNFTGSSGVRIVEPGEFELMVGASSGNIKLQTTVDVTGDVRTLECNWRMESHSKVTPL; this comes from the coding sequence ATGAATCCCTATCAAAATGCAAATCTGCCTATCAGCACTCGGGTCGAGGATCTGCTCTCCAGAATGACGCTGGAGGAGAAGATTGCTCAGATGCACGCGGGCTGGTTATTTCTGGATGAGAACGGCGATCACAAGATTCGTACGGATCGATTCACGGGTGGCTGTGAAGAGGATGCCGTGAAGCGAATGCTGGCAATGGGTCTGGGGCAGATTACGCGGCCATTGGGCACTCGCAGCGTAGAGCCTCGACAGGGTGTGCGTGCATTGAATCGACTGCAGAAATTCATGGTAGAGGACACTCGTCTGGGAATTCCCGTGCTCTCGCATGAGGAGTGCCTGTCGGGATTGATGGCGCGTGATGCGACGATATTCCCATCCTCGCTGGCTTACGGGGCCACCTGGAATCCTGAATTGATTAAAAAGGTGGGCGCAGCCATTGGGGCGGAGTGTTTATCAGTGGGTGCAAGGCAAGGCCTGGCACCGGTTCTCGATGTTGCTCGTGATGCGCGCTGGGGCCGAACCGAGGAATGCTTTGGTGAAGACCCTTATCACACCGGTTTGCTCGCCACCCGTTATGTTCAGGGATTACAGGGTGAAGAGCGTCAGGTGCTGGCCACCTTGAAACATTATGTGGGTCATTCTTTCAGCGAGGGCGGACGAAACCACGCCCCGGTGCATCTGGGCTGGCGTGAACTGAACGACGATTTCATGCTGCCATTCGAGATGGCCGTGAAACTTGGCAACGCTGGCTCTGTCATGCCTGCCTATCACGATATCGATAATGAGCCGCTGCACGCATCCCGGCATCTATTGACAGAGGTGCTTCGTGATGAATGGGGTTTTGATGGGCTGATTGTTGCCGACTACATTGGAGTCAGTCTGCTCCATTCGCATCACGGGGTTGCGGCGAGCAGCGCCGAGGCGGCTGCCTTGTCATTCAATGCAGGCCTGGATGTTGAATTGCCAGGCGATGAGTGTGCCACTCACCTGAAAGAAGCGATGGATAGTGGCCTGATATCAATGGAAACAATTGACGAAATCGTAGGCCGGGTATTACTGGAAAAAATGCGATTGGGATTGTTTGAAAAACCCTATACCGATGAAGAGGCCATTGCCTTGCGCACACCTGCAGCCGTTGAACTAGCCAGAGAAGTCGCTGAGCAGGCGGTCACTATTCTGGACAATAACGGCGTGCTGCCCTTGAGTGGCTCTGCTCGCATCGCGGTGATCGGGCCCACTGCCAACGATCCGTTGGCTCTGCTGGGTGATTACGCCATGCCCGTTCACCTGATCAATCAGGATGAAGTGGAAAGTACAGCCAGCGTGGTGACCTTGCTGACAGGCTTGCAGAATGCCTGCGGTGAGGAACGCGTCAGCTTTGCACAAGGCTGCTACATCATTGAAGAGCGCGGCGCTGGTGCGCCGGTATTCCCCGGAGATATCACCGATAACACGGATCTTGACATCGCATCACCGCTTTCAACGCGCCTGGATCTTGTGGAAGAGGCGGTTGCCGCAGCTCAAGCTGCTGATATTGCAGTGGTCTGTGTGGGGGATCTGTCAGGTATTTTCCAGACCGGTACCGTTGGCGAAGGATCGGATGTCGACACGCTGGACCTGCCTGGTGTACAGCAGACGCTGCTTGACGCCATTGTGGAGACGGGCAAGCCGGTCGTGGTCGTTCTGACCAGTGGCCGTCCCTATAACCTGGGTGGTCAGGAATCCAGGCTGGCGGCTCAGGTCATGGCATTTTTTGGCGGCGAGCAAGCGGGCAATGCCCTGGCCAACGTGTTGACTGGCGCGGTAGAGCCTTCGGGCCGTCTGACCTTGTCTATCCCCCGTAGTGCGGGTGCCTCTCCCTATTTCTACAATCACAAGTTCAAGAGCTCTGGTACGCCCATTGCCCGGCACTTTGGTAGTAAATATCCCTTTGGCCACGGCCTGTCCTATACGCAGTTCGAATACAGCGATCTTGAGCTGGGCGCACAAAAGGTGGACATCAATACGGGTGAGGTGCGTCTCTCGGTCACGGTGCGCAATGTCGGTGAGCGACCGGGTTTCGAGGTGCCGCAGTTGTATGTTCGTGACAAGCTGGCATCGCTGGTAAGACCCGTCAAGGAGCTGAAGTGTTTCAGCCGTATTCAGCTGGATGCCGGCGCTGCAGCCCGAGTGGAATTCGTCATACCGGTGGACATGCTCAACTTTACCGGTTCATCGGGTGTACGTATTGTTGAACCTGGCGAATTCGAACTGATGGTCGGTGCGTCCAGCGGCAATATCAAACTGCAAACCACCGTGGACGTCACAGGCGATGTGCGCACACTTGAATGCAACTGGCGCATGGAAAGTCACAGCAAAGTGACACCCCTTTAA